In the genome of Egibacteraceae bacterium, the window GGCGGCCGCGACTGCGGCACCGATCGCCGCGAGCACCGCAGAGGCTTGCGGGTCGCGGGTCGCCGCGAGCGTGCCCAGCACGGCGAAACCGGCGAACCCGGCGGCGCCCTTCCAAAGCCCCCGTGCTGCCAGGAGGCCCAGCACCGCGCCGAAGACGCCCGCGAGCACGAGCGTCCCGACGACGAGGGCGATCTTGTCCCGAACCCCGAACAGCGCGATGGCAACGTCCTTGACCCCGGCCGGGACCTCGTCGATGACCACGCCGCCGACGGCCACGACCAGCGACGGGGCCCCGGCCACCAGCCCGGCCCACAGCTCGGTCAGCCCCAGAGCCACAGCGGCGGCGACCAGGCCTGCCAGGGCGGCGTATCGTTTGCTCGGACCACCCGCTTCGCCCGTCGCAGAGGGTGCTGGTCGGACTCCGGATGGCGCTTTGACGGACATCGTCCCACCGTACCGGCCCCCTGTCGCACGAGCCTTCGGAAGCGAGGGACTTTACGCGAACATTCGGGCGGGGCATGATCGGCGGCCTGACAGGGCAGGCTCCGGGTTGGCCCCTCCCGTCTTGGGGGACGGCTGGTAGTGCACGACGCTGACCAAGGATGCTGCGCTGGACGCTAGCGACGAGGCCCTCCGCGTCCACTTCCCGACGCTGTCCGGCTTTCGGCCAGGCCAACGGGAGGCGCTCGAAGGCGTGCTCGCCGGGCGGGACGTGGTCGCCGTGCTGCCGACCGGTGGTGGCAAGACGCTCGTCTACCAGCTGGCGGGAGCGGTGCTCGGGGGGACGACCGTCGTGGCGACCCCGCTCATCTCGCTCATGCAGGACCAGGTGCGCCGCCTGCGGGCGGACGCCGGCAACGGCGACCGGCCGAGCAGGATCGAGTCCGTCTCCGGCTCGGTGCGCGGGAACGCCAGGGAGACCTTGCTGCGCGACTTGCAGGCCGGTCGCATCGACGTCGTGTTCGTCACCCCCGAGCAGCTCGCCCGTCAGGACGTGCGCGCGGCGCTGCAGCACACGACCGTCAGCCTGTTCTGCGTCGACGAGGCGCATTGCATCTCCGAGTGGGGGTTCGACTTCCGACCCGCCTATCGCGAGCTGGCCTCGGCCGCCAGCGCCATGGGGCGGCCGCCGGTCCTGGCCCTGACCGCGACCGCCCCGGAGGCCGTGCGACGCGACGTCGCCCGCGAGCTCGACCTCCGCGACCCGATCCTGGTCGCCCGCGGATTCGACCGCTCGAACCTGCACTTCGGGGTCGTGCGTGTCACCGACGTGGAGCGTCGAGACCGCCAGCTCGCGCAGATCCTCGCCGACGTCGGACGGCCCGCCGTGACGTACTGCACCACGCGCCGCGAGGCGGAGGAGACCGCGCTGGCCCTGTTGGAGCTGGGTGTGGCCGCCGGGTACTACCACGGCGGCATGGAGCGCGGCCTGCGCCAGGAGGTACAGGACGCGTTCCTGTCCGACGAGCTCAACACGCTCGATGTCCTCTGCGCGACGAGCGCTTTCGGCATGGGCATCGACAAGCCCGACATCAGGGCGGTCGTGCATCGGACGATGCCCGACTCCCTCGAGGCCTACTGGCAGGAGGCCGGACGTGCGGGGCGCGACGGCCAACCTGCCGACTGCGTGCTGCTGTACCGCCCCGAGGACCGGTCCGTGCACGAGCACCTCCACCGGCGCAGCCGGCCGTCCGAAGCGACGGTGGCCAAGATGGTGCATCTGTTCAGCACGGTGGACCGCGTCAGGCCCGAGGCGGACGTGCTCGCCGACGTCGCCGCCGGCGCCTCGGTCGCCCGTCCCGGAGCGGCTTCACTGCTGGAGGACCTCGGCCGCTTCGGCTACCTGACCGCGTTCAAGAACGGCATCCGCTGGCGGGGCGACCCCGCGGCGGCCATGGAAGACATGGCGGCGCACCAGAACACGCAGGTGCACGTCGAGCAGTCCCGGCTCGACATGGTCTGCGCCTACGCGGAGTCGAGCGCCTGCCGTCGGCGCTACCTGCTCAACTACCTCGGCGACGACTACCACGGGGAGCTGTGCCTGCGGTGCGACAACTGCCTGCGCCGAGCCGAGCAGCGTGACATCGAGGACTGGGACGTCGACGCCCAGAAGGAGCGGGTGGAGGCAGACCGCCACGGGCCGTTCGCCACCGGCTCGGCCGTCAGCCACCCGGAGTGGGGCGCCGGTACGGTGCAGCGCACGGAGGGCGACGTCCTCGTGGTGCGCTTCGACTCGGTCGGCTACCGCTCGATGCACGCCCCCACGGTGGTCGCTCGCAACCTCTTGCAGTCCATGACGTAGGCAGCACCCATCGAGCCGGCCGGCCAGGTGGCCTTGTCGGCTTCAGGACTTATTTGTCTTGAAGCCGACAACGGTCGGTAGTAGGCACGGGCAGGGTCGAAGACTTGCACCGGCGCAGCAGTTAGGTCAGAATATGGACCCATGACCGAAACGCTGCCCTTCTCCGAGGTCAAGGCGCATCTCTCGGCGCTTGCTGAACGCGTGGAGCGCCAGCACGACCGCATCGTCGTGACCCGTCATGGTCGACCTGCCTTCGTGCTCGTCAACCCCGACGACCTCGAGGCGCTCGAGGAGACGGTCGAGGTGCTGCGTGACCCCGAGCTGATGGAGTCGCTGGGGCGCTCGCGACGCGAAGCGCAAGCCGGCAAGACCGTACCCCTGCCTCGGTCGTAGCGCCTGGTGTATGAGGTCCGGATCACGCCGGAAGGCCTTCGTCACCTCGACCGGCTTCCCGAGAAGATCCGCGCCGCTGCAAGAGAGGCGATCCACTCCACCATCGCCACGAACCCCAAGCGGGCCGGCAAGGCCCTGCTCGGCGAACTCGAAGGGCTGCGCTCCGCTCGGCGGGGCGACTATCGGGTCATCTACGAAGCCGACGAAGACCAGCGCGTGGTCATCATCCACCGCGTACAGCACCGCCGTGACGTCTATCGACCGAGATGACACGCCGTCCAGCGGTGCGCCAAGCCGGCCGAACGGGCCGAACAGTCCCAGCAGTCGCAGGCGCACCGCCGGAGTGCGGTCCTACATCCCCAGAACGCGGCGCGAGCACGCACCTCGCCGGGATGATGGGCCGGCGTCAGGGTCTTGACGGCGTTGCCACGCTCCGTGTCAGTGAGGAGCCCTCGACACCGCTGCGGGTGGCCGTCCAACCTTGTGGTGCGGAGGGTAGCCCCGAGGCCGTCGGCCACGGTCGACGCTCGGCTAGGTCGTGGACCTCGTCGAGGGTGCGGACTTGTCCGGCGCCGGCCTTGCCGGGGCCAGCTTGAAGGGCCACGCGGGGACGCCGCAAAGCGCTGGCGAAGGGCTGTCCAGAAACGAGGGATTTTGCGACAGTCGCTCGACGGCTGGCGCCGGGGCATCTGTGACCTCCCCGCCGGCGGCCGGCCGACGCGGCGGCCCGCTCGCGGTGAGGCGTGCTCGATAGGATGGCGTCCTGCCATGCGCACCGATACCGGATCTGACATCACCATCGCCGTCGATGGGGATGTCGGCGCGCCCGGGCGCACGTCCGTCGTCCCGGACGCCGACGATCCGGCGCTGTACCTGAACCGAGAGCTGTCCTGGCTCGAGTTCAACCGCCGGGTGCTGACCAACGCCACGCGCACCGATGTCCCGCTGCTCGACCGGGTGCGCTTCCTGTCGATCCTGTCGCGCAACCTGGACGAGTTCTTCATGATCCGGGTGGCGGGCCTCAAGCGACAGGTCGCCGCCGGGGTCACGGCCCGGTCGCCGGACGGGCAGTCCCCGAGCCAGCAGCTGGCCGCGATCGCGCAGAAGGTCGGCCCGATGGTCGCCACCGCCAGCAGCTGCCTGCACACCGAGGTGCTGCCCGCGCTCGAGCGTGACGGGGTCGCCCTACGGTCGGTGTCTCGGCTGGATCCGAGCCAGCGCTCGTCGCTGGATGCCTACTACCTGGAGGAGGTCTTCCCGGTCCTGACCCCGCTGGCAGTCGACCCGGGTCACCCCTTCCCCTACATCTCCAACCTCAGCCTGTCCCTGGCGGTGACCGTGCGCGACACCGCCTCCAACGAGCGCCACTTCGCGCGCGTCAAGGTCCCCGAGGTCCTCCCCCGGCTGGTCCCGCTGCCCGGCGAGACCGGGTTCGTGGCCCTCGAAGATCTCATCACCGCGCACCTGCCGCGGCTGTTCCCCGGCATGGAGGTCATCGACTCGTGGGCGTTCCGGGTGACCCGCAACGCCGATCTCGACATCGAGGAGGACGAAGCCGACGACCTCCTGATGGCCATCGAGGCCGAGCTGCGCAAGCGCCGCCGCGGGGCCGCCGTCCGATTGGAGGTGGCCGCGGAGACGCCGGACCGGACCGTCCGCCTCCTCCAGGACGAGCTGGACCTGGGGGAGGTCGACACGTACCGGGTGACGGGCCTGCTCGCGCTGGGCGACCTGCGGACTCTGGCTCGTCTGGACCGACCCGACCTGCGCTACACGCCCTGGAGGCCGGTCACGCCGCGGCGACTGGCCGGCGCGCCCCAGCGATCCTCCGCCGCACTGTTCGCCGAGATCCGCCGCGGCGATCTGCTGGTGCACCACCCCTACCACGGCTTCACCTCGACGGTGGAGCGCTTCGTCACGGCCGCCTCCGAGGATCGGGACGTCCTGGCCATCAAGCAGACCCTGTACCGGACGTCCGGTGACTCCCCGATCGTGCAGGCGCTGATCAAGGCCGCGGAGCGCGGGAAGCAGGTGGTCGCCCTCGTGGAGCTGAAGGCCCGCTTCGACGAGGCCGTCAACATCGGGTGGGCGCGGACCCTGGAGAAGGCCGGGGTCCACGTCGTCTATGGCCTGGTGGGCCTGAAGACGCATGCGAAGACCACGCTGGTCGTGCGCCGCGACCACGACGGGATCCGCCGCTACGTCCACCTCGGCACCGGCAACTACCACCGGCGCACGGCGCGCAGCTACACCGACCTGGGCCTCTTCAGCGCCGAGCCGGCCCTGGGTGCGGACGTCACCGAGCTCTTCAACTACCTGACGGGCTATGCGCGCCAGGACACCTACCGCCAGCTGCTCGTCGCGCCGGTCTCCCTGCGCGAGCGCCTCATCGAGCTCATCCAACAGCAGGCGGCGGTGGCCCGGGCAGGGGGGGAGGGCCTCATCCGCGCGAAGCTGAACGCCCTCATCGACCCCCCGCTCATCGCCGCCCTCTACCGCGCCTCGCAGGACGGTGTCCGCATCGACCTCGTGGTGCGGGGCATCTGCGGACTGCGCCCCGGGGTTCCCGGCGTCAGCGAGACCGTGCGCGTGCGCAGCATCGTGGGTCGGCTGCTCGAGCACAGCCGCATCGTGCAGTTCGGCCCCGACGACCTGTGGGTCGGCTCGCCGGACTGGATGCCGCGCAACCTGGACCGCCGGGTCGAGGCGCTGGCACCCGTGCAGGACCCGGCTCTGCGGTCCCAGCTGGTCGAGATCATTGACGCCATGCTGGCGGACAACACCCAGGCGTGGAACCTGCAAGCGGACGGGACCTGGGAGCGCGCCTGCCCGGACGGGGCGGCGCCGTTCGACGCACAGGCCCATCTGGCCGAGCGCGTCGCTGGCGAGGTCCTCGGCTGAGGTCGCCGACCGATCGGCACATCATCCGCCGGGGTCTGGGTGTGCTCGGAGTGGCCATCCGGCTGCAACCGGCGCCCTTTGCCGTCGCCGTCACCGGAGCGGTGCTGTACAGCCTGATGATCGTGGCGGCCGCCTACGTGTTCGGTGCGGTGACCGACCGGCTCATCCTGCCGGCGTTCGCCGCGGGTGTGACCACACGGGCGGCCCTGGCTGTCGCCGCAGCAGCGATCATGGGTGTCTCGGTGGTCAAGGCCGCGGGGATCGTGCTCCGCCGCGTCGCGGCCGCCGCGATGCAGTACCGACTCCAGGGCATCTTCCGCACCCGGGTGACCCGGCAGTACCAGCGCCTGCCGCTGTCCTGGCACCAGCAGCACCGCACCGGCGAGCTGCTCGCCAACGCCAACGCCGACGTCGACGCCACCTTCGCGCCGATCGCAGTCCTTCCGTTCGCTGTCGGCACGGCCTTCCTGCTCGTGATCACCGCGGCGGTGCTCATCGTGACCGACCCGTTGCTGGCGGTTGTCGGCTTCGCTCTCGGGGCGGCCCTGGCGGGCTTGCAGATCCGGTACAACACGCTCGTCAAACCCCCCGCCACCCGTGCCCAGCAGGCCCGGGCGGAGGTCTCGTCGGTGGCCCACGAGTCCTTCGACGGGGCGGTGACCGTGAAAACCCTCGGTCGCGAGGACGAGGAGGCGGCACGCTTCGAGCAGGCGGCCCAGCGCCTCCGTGACGAGCTGATCACCACGGGGCGCCTCCGGGCCGTGTTCGATCCGCTGGTCGAGTCCCTGCCGAACATCGGGGTGCTGGTGGTCCTGCTGGTGGGCACATGGCGGATCAGCCTGGGCGACCTCGCGCCCGGTGAGCTCGTGCGCGTGGCCTACATCTTCACCCTGCTCGCGTTTCCCATCCGCACGATCGGCTTCCTGCTGAGCGAGCTGCCTCGCTCCGTGGTGGGCTGGGAGCGCGTGCAGGGGGTGCTGACGGCACGCGACGAGCTGCCGCACGGCGCGCTGGAGGAGCTCCCCGCGCCGGCCCCGGGCGCCCGCGTCGACCTCGTGTCGGTGTCCTTCGCCCACGCCGACACACCCGTGCTCTCCGACGTGACCGTGCATGCCGGTCCCGGCCGCACGATCGCGGTCGTGGGCCCCACCGGTGCCGGGAAGTCCACGATCGCGGCGCTCCTGGTCCGGCTGGCGGATCCCGACACGGGGTCGGTCCTGCTCGACGCCCTCGACATCCGGATGCTCACCCGACCTGCGGTCGCCCGGCAGGTCGCCGTGGTCTTCCAGCACTCCTTCCTCTTCGACGAGTCCGTCCGGGACAACATCACCCTGGGCGGGTCCTACAGCGACGGGCAGGTGCGTGCCGCAGCGGAGCTCGCGCAGGCGCACGCCTTCATCACCGAGCTCCCCGACGGCTACGAGACGATCGTCGGCGAGCGCGGCGCCACCTTGTCCGGCGGTCAACGGCAGCGCATCGCACTCGCCCGCGCGCTCGTGCGCAACCCGCGTCTGCTGGTCCTTGACGACGCGACATCCAGCGTGGACACGACGGTCGAACGCGCCATCCTGACCGGGCTTCGGGCCGCCGAGCTGCCGGCCACCGTCGTCGTGGTCGCGAGCCGCCGTGCCACCATCGCGCTCGCCGACGAGGTCGTGTTCATCGAGCGGGGCCGCGTCCGAGCGACGGGCCGCCACGACGTGCTGCTCGAGCGCCATCCCGCCTACGCGGTCCTGATGGGTGGCGCCGAACCGGGGCACGGACCGTGACCGACCGGTCGGCAGCGTCGTCCTGGCGCACCCTGCGCCGGGGGCTGGCCCTCTCGCCGGAGTTCCGTGCAGGACTCGGGGTGACCTTGCTGCTCGCGGTCGCCGCCACCATCGGTCGCGTCGTCGTCCCCATCACCATCCAGCTCACCATCGACCAGGGCCTGCTGCGGCCGACCGGACCCGACCCGGCACTGGTCGCCCTCTTCACCGGCAGCGCGCTGGCCTTGGTCGCCCTCACGGCTGCGGCCGGGTACCTCATGATCACGCGGTTGGTCAGATCCGCCGAGACCGCTCTGGCGAACCTGCGCGTTCGGGCGTTCCGCCACATCCACGACCTCTCGCTCCTCCACCACACCGCCGAACATCGTGGCGCGCTGGTCGCGCGGGTCACCGCCGACGTGGACGAGATCAGCCGCTTCATGCAGTGGGGCGGGATCCTGCTCCTGGTCAACATCGGGCAGCTGCTGCTCGCCACCGCGGTCATGGCCGTCTACAGCTGGCAGCTGACCATGCTCGTCCTCGTCACCGTCGCCCCGCTGGCCCTGGTGCTGCGCTGGTTCCAGGACCGGCTGGCCGTCGCCTACGACGCGGTGCGTGCCCGCGTCGGGGAGATGCTGACCGCCATCGGCGAGAGCGTGGTGGCCGCGTCGGTCGTGCGGGCGTACGGGATCCAGGACCGCACGAACCGCCGCATCGCCGCCGCCGTCGACCGCCAGGTGACGGCGGCCTACCGTGCGCACCGGACCGCATCGGTGATGTTCTCGGTGGGGGAGGTGTTCGCGGCACTCGCCACCGCTGGGGTGGTCGTGGGCGGGGTGCTGCTGGGCGTCGGGGGCGGGGCCGGCGTCGGGGGCGGGCTGTCGGCCGGCCAGCTGATCGCGTTCCTCTTCCTCATCACCCTGTTCGTCGGACCGGTCCAGGTCGCGACGGAGGTACTGGACCAGGCGCAGACGGCCATCGCCGGCTGGCGACGCGTGCTGGGCATCCTCGACCTTCCGGCGGACGTCGCCGACCCGGCCCGCACGCCCGGGCACAGCCAGGATATCCCCCCGGGCCCGATCAGCATCCGCTGCTCGCAGGTGTCGTTCACCTATCCGACCCGGGCCTCGCAGGACGGCCCGGCGATCGGTCCGCCCGTCCTGCACGGCATCGATGTGGACATCCCCGCGCAGGCGCGGGTCGCGGTGGTCGGGCAGACCGGCTCGGGCAAGACCACCTTCGCCAAGCTCCTGACCCGGCTGATGGACCCCACCGAGGGACGGATCACGATCAACGGTGTCCCGTTGGACCGAGCGCCCTTCGCGCAGCTGCGCAGACGCGTGGTGATCGTGCCCCAGGAGGGCTTTCTCTTCGACGTGTCCATCGAGGACAACGTGCGCCGCGGCTGCCCGGGCATCACCCGTGCGGGCGTCCGTCAGGCCTTCGCCGAGCTCGGGCTCGCGGGCTGGCTCGACGGCTTGCCCGCTGGACTGGCGACGCAGGTCGGCGAGCGTGGCGAAGGGCTGTCCGCGGGCGAGCGGCAGCTGGTCGCGTTGGCCAGGGCCCATGTCGCCGACCCCGACCTGCTCGTCCTGGACGAGGCCACCTCATCGGTGGACCCGGCCACCGAGCAACGGCTGCACCAGGCCCTGGAGGGCCTGGCGCGAGGACGCACGACCGTGGCCGTCGCACACCGCCTGGCCACCGCCCAGGCTGCAGACGACATCCTGGTCTTCGACCAGGGCCGCGTCGTCCAGCGCGGCCACCACGACCAGCTCCTCGCCGTCCCCGGCGTCTACGCGCGACTGCATGTGAGCGGGACCCTCGGTTCCGACGCCGCCGCCTCCTGAACGCACCCGCCGCTTCGCGACTACCGCCCTCAGTCGCCGGTCTCGGCGATGCGCACGGGGACCAGATCGGCGTAGCCCATCGCGTTGTAGACGAAGCCCTCGAGCCGTTCGCTCACCACCGCGGCGTGCCGGTAGGTGAACAGCGGGACGGCGACCTGGTCGCGGTTCAGGGCCACGTCGGCGGCTTCCGCGAACTGCGCGTGCCGCTCGTCGGTGTCGAGCGTCGCCCGTGCCGCGTCCAGCAGCTCGTCGACGTCGGTTGCCGCGTAGCCCCCGTAGTTGTGGGCGCTCTCACCGGGGCCCCGCGCGGACGAATGCAGGATCGGGAACAGGGCGTTGCCCATCGAAGGGTAGTCCACCGCCCAGCCGAAGCGGAAGAACCCGGCGTCGCCCGCCTCCAACGCGGTCAGGTAGGCCGGGAACTCCTCGGTGCGCAGCTCCAGCCGCACGCCGACCGCCTGCAGGTCTCGCCGCAGCCGGCGGGCGATGCGCTCGTGGCCGCCGCTGCGGTTGAACCACAGGACCAGCCGCGTGATGTCGCGTTCGGCGAAGGTCTCCCGCGCCGCGGCCGGATCGTGCCGGCATGACGGGCACGGGCGGGCGCGAGCGCCCGGGAGGACCGGCGGCACCATGCCACGCGCGACCCGGACGTTGCCGTCCGGGACCGCCTCGACGATCGCCGCACGGTCGATCGCCTGTCTGATGGCCCGGCGCACCTCGACGTCGTCGAACGGCGGCTGGGTCAGGTCGAAGCCGAGGTAGTACAGCACGGGGCGGTCACCGCGGAGCACCCCCGGCCCGGTGTAGCCATCCGGCGATTCACCGAACTCCGCTATCGCGTCGTCCAAGGCCCCCGGCGGCAGCTCGGTGAAGTCGAGCCTGCCCTGCTGGAACGCGAGGTACGCCGTGTCGGGATCCATGCTCTGGAAGACCACCTCGGTCACGGACGGCGCCGTGACCCGGTTGCGCCACCCGTCGAAGGGCGCCACGCGGACGAAGGCCCCCTGCGCCCACGGCTCCGACGCCGCGAACGGGCCGTTGCCGACCGGATGCGCCCGAAAGCCGTCCGGGTCCGCCTCCCACACCGTCCGCGGGAGCGGACCGAGCGCCGGGTGTCCGGCGATCATGGGGAAGTCGGCATTGGGGCGCGCAAGCCGGATCTCGAGCGTGTGCTCGTCCAACGCCGTCACCCCGGCCAACCGGTCGCTCTGGCCCTGGCGCAGTGCCTCGTAGCCCTCGACGTCACGCAAGTGGTAGCCGACCAGGTCGAGCTCCACCGCGAGCGTCCAGGCGAACACGAAGTCGGCGGCCGTGACGGGCGTCTCGCCATCGTGGAAGGTCACCCCGGGCCGCAGCCGGAAGGTCCATGTCGTGGCGTCGTCGTCCGACGCCCAGCTGCGCGCCGCGGACGGGCGCGCCTGCAGGTCGGCGCCGGAGCCAGCCGCCGACCCGGGGGGTGTCCCCCAGGAGGTCAGGGAGTCGAAGAGCGTATCCACCACGGTCAATGCGGCAGAGCCGACCGCCTCGACCGGGACGATCGCTGACGGCTCCCTGATGGCGTAGCGCACCGTCCCGCCGTCAGCAGGTCGCTCGCCGTCCGTCGCCTCCGGGGCGGGTGCCGGCGGCGGGGCCGACTGCGGCGCTGCCGGTGGGGTGGCCGGGCGGCAGGCGGCTCCCGCGAGGATCAGCAGGAGAACCGAGATCGCCAGACGTCGCGGCAACGGGTCTCCGAGTTAAGCCATCCGCAGAGCAAGCACGATCGTGGTGACGGCGAACACGACTCCGGTCACCACCGTCAACCGGTCGAGGTTCTTCTCGACCACGGTGGAGCCAGTCGCCCCGCTCATCGCTCCCCCACCGAACATGTCCGACAGGCCGCCCCCGCGCCCGGACTTCAGCAGGATGAACAGGATGAGCATGAGCGAGACGATCACGTGCACGACGATCACGGTGCCGGTCAACACGACGGAGCTCCCGGGCATGGACGAATGCGCGCCGGTCGCGCGCAGCCCCAGCGTACCAGCGACGGGCGGTCATCGGGTGACGCGAAGACGCCCGGCTGGCGGGGGGTGCGGGCGGGCAGCTAGGACGTGCCCCCGACCAGGAAGAAGCCGACCTGCGGCCCGGAGTCGGAGAGGGTGAAGAGTGGACGCGCCGCCCGCACGCGGCCCTCCCGCTGGAGCGGGTCGAGCTCCCATGAGCGTTGCTCGCCACTGCGCCACAGCATGTGCCCCGGTGCGGGTGCGCTGGTCGTGGGCGTGGCCTGGCGCAGCTGGGCCTGACCCTCCACGCAGGGACACTGACCCCGTTCCGCTGCGGTCGTGGCCAAGGGTTCGAGGCCCGCCGACGCCGCAGCAGCGGTGGTCGAGTCCTGCGCTGGAGGCGCGGCGGGCGGTGCAAGCTGCCGGAAGGTGGCGAAGGCGG includes:
- a CDS encoding ABC transporter ATP-binding protein, which encodes MTDRSAASSWRTLRRGLALSPEFRAGLGVTLLLAVAATIGRVVVPITIQLTIDQGLLRPTGPDPALVALFTGSALALVALTAAAGYLMITRLVRSAETALANLRVRAFRHIHDLSLLHHTAEHRGALVARVTADVDEISRFMQWGGILLLVNIGQLLLATAVMAVYSWQLTMLVLVTVAPLALVLRWFQDRLAVAYDAVRARVGEMLTAIGESVVAASVVRAYGIQDRTNRRIAAAVDRQVTAAYRAHRTASVMFSVGEVFAALATAGVVVGGVLLGVGGGAGVGGGLSAGQLIAFLFLITLFVGPVQVATEVLDQAQTAIAGWRRVLGILDLPADVADPARTPGHSQDIPPGPISIRCSQVSFTYPTRASQDGPAIGPPVLHGIDVDIPAQARVAVVGQTGSGKTTFAKLLTRLMDPTEGRITINGVPLDRAPFAQLRRRVVIVPQEGFLFDVSIEDNVRRGCPGITRAGVRQAFAELGLAGWLDGLPAGLATQVGERGEGLSAGERQLVALARAHVADPDLLVLDEATSSVDPATEQRLHQALEGLARGRTTVAVAHRLATAQAADDILVFDQGRVVQRGHHDQLLAVPGVYARLHVSGTLGSDAAAS
- a CDS encoding type II toxin-antitoxin system Phd/YefM family antitoxin, which produces MTETLPFSEVKAHLSALAERVERQHDRIVVTRHGRPAFVLVNPDDLEALEETVEVLRDPELMESLGRSRREAQAGKTVPLPRS
- a CDS encoding ABC transporter substrate-binding protein; its protein translation is MPRRLAISVLLLILAGAACRPATPPAAPQSAPPPAPAPEATDGERPADGGTVRYAIREPSAIVPVEAVGSAALTVVDTLFDSLTSWGTPPGSAAGSGADLQARPSAARSWASDDDATTWTFRLRPGVTFHDGETPVTAADFVFAWTLAVELDLVGYHLRDVEGYEALRQGQSDRLAGVTALDEHTLEIRLARPNADFPMIAGHPALGPLPRTVWEADPDGFRAHPVGNGPFAASEPWAQGAFVRVAPFDGWRNRVTAPSVTEVVFQSMDPDTAYLAFQQGRLDFTELPPGALDDAIAEFGESPDGYTGPGVLRGDRPVLYYLGFDLTQPPFDDVEVRRAIRQAIDRAAIVEAVPDGNVRVARGMVPPVLPGARARPCPSCRHDPAAARETFAERDITRLVLWFNRSGGHERIARRLRRDLQAVGVRLELRTEEFPAYLTALEAGDAGFFRFGWAVDYPSMGNALFPILHSSARGPGESAHNYGGYAATDVDELLDAARATLDTDERHAQFAEAADVALNRDQVAVPLFTYRHAAVVSERLEGFVYNAMGYADLVPVRIAETGD
- the secG gene encoding preprotein translocase subunit SecG, with protein sequence MPGSSVVLTGTVIVVHVIVSLMLILFILLKSGRGGGLSDMFGGGAMSGATGSTVVEKNLDRLTVVTGVVFAVTTIVLALRMA
- a CDS encoding type II toxin-antitoxin system RelE/ParE family toxin; translation: MYEVRITPEGLRHLDRLPEKIRAAAREAIHSTIATNPKRAGKALLGELEGLRSARRGDYRVIYEADEDQRVVIIHRVQHRRDVYRPR
- a CDS encoding ABC transporter ATP-binding protein; translated protein: MLGVAIRLQPAPFAVAVTGAVLYSLMIVAAAYVFGAVTDRLILPAFAAGVTTRAALAVAAAAIMGVSVVKAAGIVLRRVAAAAMQYRLQGIFRTRVTRQYQRLPLSWHQQHRTGELLANANADVDATFAPIAVLPFAVGTAFLLVITAAVLIVTDPLLAVVGFALGAALAGLQIRYNTLVKPPATRAQQARAEVSSVAHESFDGAVTVKTLGREDEEAARFEQAAQRLRDELITTGRLRAVFDPLVESLPNIGVLVVLLVGTWRISLGDLAPGELVRVAYIFTLLAFPIRTIGFLLSELPRSVVGWERVQGVLTARDELPHGALEELPAPAPGARVDLVSVSFAHADTPVLSDVTVHAGPGRTIAVVGPTGAGKSTIAALLVRLADPDTGSVLLDALDIRMLTRPAVARQVAVVFQHSFLFDESVRDNITLGGSYSDGQVRAAAELAQAHAFITELPDGYETIVGERGATLSGGQRQRIALARALVRNPRLLVLDDATSSVDTTVERAILTGLRAAELPATVVVVASRRATIALADEVVFIERGRVRATGRHDVLLERHPAYAVLMGGAEPGHGP
- a CDS encoding RecQ family ATP-dependent DNA helicase, whose product is MSGFRPGQREALEGVLAGRDVVAVLPTGGGKTLVYQLAGAVLGGTTVVATPLISLMQDQVRRLRADAGNGDRPSRIESVSGSVRGNARETLLRDLQAGRIDVVFVTPEQLARQDVRAALQHTTVSLFCVDEAHCISEWGFDFRPAYRELASAASAMGRPPVLALTATAPEAVRRDVARELDLRDPILVARGFDRSNLHFGVVRVTDVERRDRQLAQILADVGRPAVTYCTTRREAEETALALLELGVAAGYYHGGMERGLRQEVQDAFLSDELNTLDVLCATSAFGMGIDKPDIRAVVHRTMPDSLEAYWQEAGRAGRDGQPADCVLLYRPEDRSVHEHLHRRSRPSEATVAKMVHLFSTVDRVRPEADVLADVAAGASVARPGAASLLEDLGRFGYLTAFKNGIRWRGDPAAAMEDMAAHQNTQVHVEQSRLDMVCAYAESSACRRRYLLNYLGDDYHGELCLRCDNCLRRAEQRDIEDWDVDAQKERVEADRHGPFATGSAVSHPEWGAGTVQRTEGDVLVVRFDSVGYRSMHAPTVVARNLLQSMT
- the ppk1 gene encoding polyphosphate kinase 1, which gives rise to MRTDTGSDITIAVDGDVGAPGRTSVVPDADDPALYLNRELSWLEFNRRVLTNATRTDVPLLDRVRFLSILSRNLDEFFMIRVAGLKRQVAAGVTARSPDGQSPSQQLAAIAQKVGPMVATASSCLHTEVLPALERDGVALRSVSRLDPSQRSSLDAYYLEEVFPVLTPLAVDPGHPFPYISNLSLSLAVTVRDTASNERHFARVKVPEVLPRLVPLPGETGFVALEDLITAHLPRLFPGMEVIDSWAFRVTRNADLDIEEDEADDLLMAIEAELRKRRRGAAVRLEVAAETPDRTVRLLQDELDLGEVDTYRVTGLLALGDLRTLARLDRPDLRYTPWRPVTPRRLAGAPQRSSAALFAEIRRGDLLVHHPYHGFTSTVERFVTAASEDRDVLAIKQTLYRTSGDSPIVQALIKAAERGKQVVALVELKARFDEAVNIGWARTLEKAGVHVVYGLVGLKTHAKTTLVVRRDHDGIRRYVHLGTGNYHRRTARSYTDLGLFSAEPALGADVTELFNYLTGYARQDTYRQLLVAPVSLRERLIELIQQQAAVARAGGEGLIRAKLNALIDPPLIAALYRASQDGVRIDLVVRGICGLRPGVPGVSETVRVRSIVGRLLEHSRIVQFGPDDLWVGSPDWMPRNLDRRVEALAPVQDPALRSQLVEIIDAMLADNTQAWNLQADGTWERACPDGAAPFDAQAHLAERVAGEVLG